In Passer domesticus isolate bPasDom1 chromosome 7, bPasDom1.hap1, whole genome shotgun sequence, one genomic interval encodes:
- the NHSL2 gene encoding NHS-like protein 2 isoform X1, producing MGNAQRKGPRSQRRGRMRSATATSNLDLESKKAAPAKLPWQQPVNVFLAAGRPPGMEQLHQEAQLNLQSLLQEEYEEQYTESRVTGQTFRAAGHLPPDTSPEPSPRPPPAKRLEFVLMPPSQRTAEEETTSSTVLSARPPDTSLSLPTSPDKQPPWPRAFPLPPVEEKQWHQPSSIQTNIVPINVSGQHFARHASARHSLFNTETAMNPKSTLRRRRTIIGFPNLSLRDQGSANGPTSSTHTPIGESLSCSFVPETTSRGTTPQEISPRPPLSAPLRKTFSDLGARCCQPPAAMDGAANPCASACNGTQSTPFSPPSTPLGYGSPPNLTTGPGKGPTCTSPGGFIPSPSPGSPAASTSFFNATEECMGSNGPSFFSGPVPASPPSSVCIQGAKGNFLPGSGEELEPAAGPAQLEVERAGCRFRERSLSVPTDSGSLCSVDIAYAETRRGSANYALGYPSASSEGSTSTDNISLGLEPEGQRRRRSKSISLKKAKKKPSPPTRSVSLIKEGQDGDVGLSAALPKDQRPKSLCIPPELQGHRLVHTDPQGSAGREPNSTAAPHQWHLTDWRAGSDPYQSLSGSSTTTGTTAVECAKTRGSSESLVSPSVSRATTPSQLSAEADLKTSSPGRPTGLMSPSSGYSSQSETPTPTVPTSTILGHSPHQVRVRPLVPERKSSLPPTSPMERSPKGRLSFDLPLTPPAHLDLSGLKISLKGKTKVSRHHSDSTFGSKLAQKTSPITPIMPVVTQSDLRSVRLRSISRSEPEDNADGPEHTEEPAHIPCPGPERKVKPPVAEKPPLARRPPCILPKPPVLQEEGPLSPKSPPGTTAKEKELAHDAFVVLRRGELRRGLGEPHLSLTPAGPRRLSQGSLDELRPERSGAEGERRKAKVPPPVPKKPSVLYLPLIPAPAQLGAAVGDLPPTPSPIITLDTDPTCCDPDAEDPPSPKAVGTMPASKPDSEQGSSAEAGTEEKSFASDKTAESIVEEDDEVFTTSRTTEDLFTVIHRSKRKVLGRKEPGDTFSSRPTSHSPVKTSGSPAGESLAAASSSGKSSSRNEDFKALLQKKSSKTSPGTRPSAAELLKTTNPLARRVITEFAPELDGANSPKSQP from the exons ccacctctAACCTGGACCTCGAGAGCAAGAAAGCCGCCCCTGCCAAGctgccatggcagcagcctgTGAACGTCTTCCTGGCAGCTGGGCGCCCACCGGGCATGGAGCAGCTGCACCAGGAGGCCCAGCTCAACCTCCAGAGCTTGCTGCAAG AGGAGTATGAGGAGCAGTACACCGAGAGCAGGGTCACCGGGCAGACCTTCCGCGCTGCTGGTCACCTGCCCCCCGACACCTCCCCTGAACCATCCCCTCGACCCCCACCTGCCAAGCGCCTTGAGTTCGTGCTTATG CCCCCGAGCCAGCGAACGGCCGAAGAGGAGaccaccagcagcactgtgctCAGTGCTCGGCCTCCTGACACCTCCCTGAGCCTCCCCACCAGCCCGGACAAGCAGCCCCCCTGGCCCAGGGCCTTTCCCTTGCCCCCCGTGGAGGAGAAGCAGTggcaccagcccagctccatccagACCAACATTGTCCCCATCAATGTCTCCG GGCAGCACTTTGCTAGGCACGCGAGTGCTCGTCACTCCCTGTTTAACACAGAGACCGCGATGAACCCAAAGTCCACCCTGCGGCGTAGACGGACCATTATTGGATTCCCTAACCTGTCCCTGCGAGACCAAG gcagcgCCAACGGCCCCACATcgagcacacacacacccatTGGTgagtccctgtcctgcagctttGTGCCTGAGACCACAAGCAGGGGAACGACGCCTCAGGAGATCAGCCCTCGTCCACCCCTCTCAGCCCCACTGAGGAAGACCTTCAGTGACCTTGGggcccgctgctgccagccacctgctgccatggatggggcagccaacccctgtgccagtgcctgcaATGGGACACAGAGCACCCCTTTTTCTCCACCCTCGACCCCCCTGGGTTATGGGAGCCCCCCCAACCTCACCACTGGCCCAGGCAAGGGGCCCACCTGCACCTCGCCAGGCGGCTTCATCCCATCACCCAGCCCAGGTTCACCTGCCGCCTCCACCTCCTTCTTCAATGCCACAGAAGAGTGCATGGGCAGCAATGGGCCCAGCTTTTTCTCTGGCCCAGTGCCTGCTTCCCCCCCCAGCTCCGTGTGCATCCAGGGAGCCAAGGGGAATTTCTTGCCGGGAAGCggagaggagctggagccagCGGCaggcccagcacagctggaggtgGAGCGGGCAGGGTGCCGGTTCCGTGAGCGGTCGCTGTCAGTGCCCACTGACTCTGGGTCCCTCTGCTCTGTGGACATTGCATATGCTGagacccggcggggcagcgccAACTATGCCCTGGGCTaccccagtgccagctctgaggGCAGCACCAGTACTGACAACatctccctggggctggagcctgaagggcagcggcggcggcgctccAAGAGCATCTCCCTGAAGAAGGCCAAGAAGAAGCCCTCGCCACCCACACGCAGCGTCTCGCTGATCAAAGAGGGGCAGGACGGGGATGTGGGGCTCAGTGCGGCACTGCCTAAGGACCAGCGGCCCAAGAGCCTGTGCATCCCACCAGAGCTCCAGGGTCATCGGCTGGTGCACACCGACCCCCAGGGGAGTGCAGGCAGAGAGCCCAACAGCACAGCTGCCCCACACCAGTGGCACCTCACAGACTGGAGGGCTGGCAGTGATCCCTACCAGTCCCTCTCTGGCTCAAGCACAACCACAGGGACCACAGCTGTTGAGTGTGCCAAGACACGGGGCAGCTCTGAGTCCCTTGTGTCCCCTTCAGTGTCCAGGGCCACGAcaccctcccagctctctgccgaGGCAGACCTCAAGACGTCCTCACCAGGCAGGCCCACAGGGCTAATGTCCCCATCCAGCGGGTACTCCAGTCAGTCAGAGACCCCAACCCCCACCGTACCCACCTCCACCATCCTCGGGCACTCCCCACACCAAGTGCGTGTGAGGCCACTGGTCCCCGAGAGGAAATCCTCTCTGCCCCCTACGTCCCCCAtggagaggagccccaagggcAGGCTATCCTTCGACCTCCCACTGACTCCACCTGCCCACCTTGACCTCTCAGGGCTGAAGATCTCCCTGAAGGGGAAGACTAAGGTCAGCCGGCACCACTCTGACTCCACCTTTGGCAGCAAGCTGGCCCAGAAGACCAGTCCCATCACACCCATCATGCCCGTGGTGACACAGTCTGACCTGCGTTCTGTCCGCCTCCGCTCCATCAGCCGCTCAGAGCCAGAGGACAACGCTGATGGCCCAGAGCACACAGAGGAGCCAGCACACATCCCgtgcccagggccagagagaaaagtGAAGCCACCCGTGGCAGAGAAGCCACCACTGGCCAGGCGCCCCCCGTGCATCCTGCCTAAGCCCCCagttctgcaggaggagggtcctctgtcccccaaatccccaccaGGCACTACCGccaaggagaaggagctggcaCATGATGCCTTCGTGGTGCTGCGGAGAGGGGAGCtgaggaggggtctgggggagcCCCACTTGTCCCTGACCCCAGCAGGGCCCCGGCGGCTCTCACAGGGCAGCCTGGACGAGCTGCGGCCAGAGCGGAGTGGTGCTGAGGGGGAGCGCAGGAAGGCCAAGGTGCCCCCCCCAGTGCCCAAAAAGCCCAGCGTGCTGTACCTGCCGCttatcccagccccagcacagctgggagctgctgtgggggaCCTGCcacccacccccagccccatcaTCACCCTGGACACTGACCCCACCTGCTGTGACCCTGACGCTGAGGATCCACCATCCCCCAAGGCTGTGGGTACTATGCCTGCCAGCAAGCCTGACTCAGAGCAAG GCAGCTCAGCAGAAGCCGGCACAGAAGAGAAGAGCTTTGCCAGCGACAAGACAGCTGAGTCCATCGTGGAGGAGGACGATGAGGTGTTCACAACATCCCGCACTACGGAGGATCTCTTCACAGTCATCCACAG GTCAAAGAGGAAGGTCTTGGGGCGGAAAGAGCCTGGTGACACCTTCAGCAGCCGACCCACCTCCCACTCACCTGTAAAGACTTCAGGCTCCCCAGCTGGTGAGTCTCTGGCAGCAGCGAGCAGCAGTGGGAAGTCTTCCAGCAGGAATGAGGATTTTAAAGCCCTGCTCCAGAAGAAAAGCAGTAAAACAAGCCCTGGTACTCGGCCATCTGCTGCCGAACTGCTCAAGACCACGAACCCGCTGGCCCGGAGGGTTATCACAGAGTTTGCCCCTGAGCTGGACGGTGCAAacagccccaaaagccagcccTGA
- the NHSL2 gene encoding NHS-like protein 2 isoform X5 has translation MGNAQRKGPRSQRRGRMRSATATSNLDLESKKAAPAKLPWQQPVNVFLAAGRPPGMEQLHQEAQLNLQSLLQEEYEEQYTESRVTGQTFRAAGHLPPDTSPEPSPRPPPAKRLEFVLMPPSQRTAEEETTSSTVLSARPPDTSLSLPTSPDKQPPWPRAFPLPPVEEKQWHQPSSIQTNIVPINVSGSANGPTSSTHTPIGESLSCSFVPETTSRGTTPQEISPRPPLSAPLRKTFSDLGARCCQPPAAMDGAANPCASACNGTQSTPFSPPSTPLGYGSPPNLTTGPGKGPTCTSPGGFIPSPSPGSPAASTSFFNATEECMGSNGPSFFSGPVPASPPSSVCIQGAKGNFLPGSGEELEPAAGPAQLEVERAGCRFRERSLSVPTDSGSLCSVDIAYAETRRGSANYALGYPSASSEGSTSTDNISLGLEPEGQRRRRSKSISLKKAKKKPSPPTRSVSLIKEGQDGDVGLSAALPKDQRPKSLCIPPELQGHRLVHTDPQGSAGREPNSTAAPHQWHLTDWRAGSDPYQSLSGSSTTTGTTAVECAKTRGSSESLVSPSVSRATTPSQLSAEADLKTSSPGRPTGLMSPSSGYSSQSETPTPTVPTSTILGHSPHQVRVRPLVPERKSSLPPTSPMERSPKGRLSFDLPLTPPAHLDLSGLKISLKGKTKVSRHHSDSTFGSKLAQKTSPITPIMPVVTQSDLRSVRLRSISRSEPEDNADGPEHTEEPAHIPCPGPERKVKPPVAEKPPLARRPPCILPKPPVLQEEGPLSPKSPPGTTAKEKELAHDAFVVLRRGELRRGLGEPHLSLTPAGPRRLSQGSLDELRPERSGAEGERRKAKVPPPVPKKPSVLYLPLIPAPAQLGAAVGDLPPTPSPIITLDTDPTCCDPDAEDPPSPKAVGTMPASKPDSEQGSSAEAGTEEKSFASDKTAESIVEEDDEVFTTSRTTEDLFTVIHRSKRKVLGRKEPGDTFSSRPTSHSPVKTSGSPAGESLAAASSSGKSSSRNEDFKALLQKKSSKTSPGTRPSAAELLKTTNPLARRVITEFAPELDGANSPKSQP, from the exons ccacctctAACCTGGACCTCGAGAGCAAGAAAGCCGCCCCTGCCAAGctgccatggcagcagcctgTGAACGTCTTCCTGGCAGCTGGGCGCCCACCGGGCATGGAGCAGCTGCACCAGGAGGCCCAGCTCAACCTCCAGAGCTTGCTGCAAG AGGAGTATGAGGAGCAGTACACCGAGAGCAGGGTCACCGGGCAGACCTTCCGCGCTGCTGGTCACCTGCCCCCCGACACCTCCCCTGAACCATCCCCTCGACCCCCACCTGCCAAGCGCCTTGAGTTCGTGCTTATG CCCCCGAGCCAGCGAACGGCCGAAGAGGAGaccaccagcagcactgtgctCAGTGCTCGGCCTCCTGACACCTCCCTGAGCCTCCCCACCAGCCCGGACAAGCAGCCCCCCTGGCCCAGGGCCTTTCCCTTGCCCCCCGTGGAGGAGAAGCAGTggcaccagcccagctccatccagACCAACATTGTCCCCATCAATGTCTCCG gcagcgCCAACGGCCCCACATcgagcacacacacacccatTGGTgagtccctgtcctgcagctttGTGCCTGAGACCACAAGCAGGGGAACGACGCCTCAGGAGATCAGCCCTCGTCCACCCCTCTCAGCCCCACTGAGGAAGACCTTCAGTGACCTTGGggcccgctgctgccagccacctgctgccatggatggggcagccaacccctgtgccagtgcctgcaATGGGACACAGAGCACCCCTTTTTCTCCACCCTCGACCCCCCTGGGTTATGGGAGCCCCCCCAACCTCACCACTGGCCCAGGCAAGGGGCCCACCTGCACCTCGCCAGGCGGCTTCATCCCATCACCCAGCCCAGGTTCACCTGCCGCCTCCACCTCCTTCTTCAATGCCACAGAAGAGTGCATGGGCAGCAATGGGCCCAGCTTTTTCTCTGGCCCAGTGCCTGCTTCCCCCCCCAGCTCCGTGTGCATCCAGGGAGCCAAGGGGAATTTCTTGCCGGGAAGCggagaggagctggagccagCGGCaggcccagcacagctggaggtgGAGCGGGCAGGGTGCCGGTTCCGTGAGCGGTCGCTGTCAGTGCCCACTGACTCTGGGTCCCTCTGCTCTGTGGACATTGCATATGCTGagacccggcggggcagcgccAACTATGCCCTGGGCTaccccagtgccagctctgaggGCAGCACCAGTACTGACAACatctccctggggctggagcctgaagggcagcggcggcggcgctccAAGAGCATCTCCCTGAAGAAGGCCAAGAAGAAGCCCTCGCCACCCACACGCAGCGTCTCGCTGATCAAAGAGGGGCAGGACGGGGATGTGGGGCTCAGTGCGGCACTGCCTAAGGACCAGCGGCCCAAGAGCCTGTGCATCCCACCAGAGCTCCAGGGTCATCGGCTGGTGCACACCGACCCCCAGGGGAGTGCAGGCAGAGAGCCCAACAGCACAGCTGCCCCACACCAGTGGCACCTCACAGACTGGAGGGCTGGCAGTGATCCCTACCAGTCCCTCTCTGGCTCAAGCACAACCACAGGGACCACAGCTGTTGAGTGTGCCAAGACACGGGGCAGCTCTGAGTCCCTTGTGTCCCCTTCAGTGTCCAGGGCCACGAcaccctcccagctctctgccgaGGCAGACCTCAAGACGTCCTCACCAGGCAGGCCCACAGGGCTAATGTCCCCATCCAGCGGGTACTCCAGTCAGTCAGAGACCCCAACCCCCACCGTACCCACCTCCACCATCCTCGGGCACTCCCCACACCAAGTGCGTGTGAGGCCACTGGTCCCCGAGAGGAAATCCTCTCTGCCCCCTACGTCCCCCAtggagaggagccccaagggcAGGCTATCCTTCGACCTCCCACTGACTCCACCTGCCCACCTTGACCTCTCAGGGCTGAAGATCTCCCTGAAGGGGAAGACTAAGGTCAGCCGGCACCACTCTGACTCCACCTTTGGCAGCAAGCTGGCCCAGAAGACCAGTCCCATCACACCCATCATGCCCGTGGTGACACAGTCTGACCTGCGTTCTGTCCGCCTCCGCTCCATCAGCCGCTCAGAGCCAGAGGACAACGCTGATGGCCCAGAGCACACAGAGGAGCCAGCACACATCCCgtgcccagggccagagagaaaagtGAAGCCACCCGTGGCAGAGAAGCCACCACTGGCCAGGCGCCCCCCGTGCATCCTGCCTAAGCCCCCagttctgcaggaggagggtcctctgtcccccaaatccccaccaGGCACTACCGccaaggagaaggagctggcaCATGATGCCTTCGTGGTGCTGCGGAGAGGGGAGCtgaggaggggtctgggggagcCCCACTTGTCCCTGACCCCAGCAGGGCCCCGGCGGCTCTCACAGGGCAGCCTGGACGAGCTGCGGCCAGAGCGGAGTGGTGCTGAGGGGGAGCGCAGGAAGGCCAAGGTGCCCCCCCCAGTGCCCAAAAAGCCCAGCGTGCTGTACCTGCCGCttatcccagccccagcacagctgggagctgctgtgggggaCCTGCcacccacccccagccccatcaTCACCCTGGACACTGACCCCACCTGCTGTGACCCTGACGCTGAGGATCCACCATCCCCCAAGGCTGTGGGTACTATGCCTGCCAGCAAGCCTGACTCAGAGCAAG GCAGCTCAGCAGAAGCCGGCACAGAAGAGAAGAGCTTTGCCAGCGACAAGACAGCTGAGTCCATCGTGGAGGAGGACGATGAGGTGTTCACAACATCCCGCACTACGGAGGATCTCTTCACAGTCATCCACAG GTCAAAGAGGAAGGTCTTGGGGCGGAAAGAGCCTGGTGACACCTTCAGCAGCCGACCCACCTCCCACTCACCTGTAAAGACTTCAGGCTCCCCAGCTGGTGAGTCTCTGGCAGCAGCGAGCAGCAGTGGGAAGTCTTCCAGCAGGAATGAGGATTTTAAAGCCCTGCTCCAGAAGAAAAGCAGTAAAACAAGCCCTGGTACTCGGCCATCTGCTGCCGAACTGCTCAAGACCACGAACCCGCTGGCCCGGAGGGTTATCACAGAGTTTGCCCCTGAGCTGGACGGTGCAAacagccccaaaagccagcccTGA